The Coleofasciculus sp. FACHB-1120 genome includes a region encoding these proteins:
- a CDS encoding ROK family protein, with protein MVNREVIGIDLGGTAIKLGRFREDGTCLESLSVATPQPATPTAVLDAMIEAIARVDPQRHAIALGIGTPGPADASGRIARVAINLAGWHDVPLADWLEAKTGLPTVLANDANCAGMGEAWLGAGRHYRNLILLTLGTGVGGAVILDGKLFVGHQGTAAELGLITLNPDGPPCNSGNQGSLEQYASVPAIRRRTGLEPEELGKLASAGDRQALEFWQSYGRDLGVGLSSLIYVLTPEAIVIGGGVSASAEFFFPAALAEIEQRVLKSSRDGLHLLKAELGNQAGIVGAAKLAWQILRTEG; from the coding sequence GTGGTGAATCGGGAAGTCATTGGCATTGATTTGGGAGGAACGGCGATTAAGCTGGGGAGGTTCCGCGAGGATGGGACTTGCTTGGAGTCGTTGAGTGTGGCGACACCGCAACCGGCAACACCGACAGCGGTTTTGGATGCGATGATAGAAGCGATCGCTCGTGTCGATCCACAAAGACACGCGATCGCGCTTGGTATCGGTACCCCTGGCCCCGCCGATGCATCCGGTAGAATTGCTAGAGTAGCGATTAACCTGGCAGGCTGGCATGATGTGCCCCTCGCAGACTGGTTAGAAGCCAAAACAGGTTTACCCACAGTTCTCGCTAATGATGCTAACTGTGCTGGGATGGGAGAAGCTTGGTTAGGGGCTGGACGCCATTACCGGAATTTGATTCTGCTAACACTCGGTACAGGTGTGGGGGGCGCGGTTATCCTAGATGGGAAGCTGTTTGTGGGTCATCAAGGTACCGCCGCTGAGCTAGGATTAATTACTTTAAATCCAGATGGTCCACCCTGTAATAGTGGGAATCAAGGCTCTTTAGAGCAATATGCCTCAGTACCAGCCATTCGCCGCCGGACTGGCTTAGAACCAGAGGAACTAGGAAAGTTGGCAAGCGCAGGCGATCGCCAAGCCTTAGAATTTTGGCAAAGCTACGGACGGGATCTCGGTGTTGGATTATCGAGTCTCATCTATGTTTTAACGCCGGAAGCGATTGTCATTGGCGGCGGTGTTAGTGCAAGCGCAGAATTTTTCTTTCCCGCTGCACTTGCAGAGATTGAGCAGCGGGTGCTGAAGAGTTCCCGTGACGGTTTGCACCTGTTAAAAGCTGAGTTAGGCAACCAAGCTGGAATAGTTGGGGCGGCAAAATTGGCTTGGCAAATCTTGAGGACTGAGGGTTGA
- a CDS encoding CTP synthase, with translation MTKFVFVTGGVVSSIGKGIVAASLGRLLKSRGYSVSILKLDPYINVDPGTMSPFQHGEVFVTADGAETDLDLGHYERFTDTSMSRLNSVTTGSIYQAVLNKERRGDYMGGTVQVIPHITNEIKDRIQRVAKNTNPDVVITEIGGTVGDIESLPFLEAIRQFRKDVGRHNVLYMHVTLMPWIPSAGEMKTKPTQHSVKELRSIGIQPDILVCRCDRPLHPGLKEKISEFCDVAVECVITAQDAKSIYEVPLILEREGLAQQTLDLLQLEQRQPNLSQWKILVDRLYHPSHRIEIAIVGKYVRLTDAYLSVVEALRHAAIAMNCDLNLRWVSSESIESGSAETYLAGVDGIVVPGGFGVRGVDGKIAAIEYARNNQIPFLGLCLGMQCSVIEWARHVAGLEDANSAEFAPNGANPVINLLPEQQDVVDLGGTMRLGLYACRLAPNTLAFRLYQEEVVYERHRHRYEFNNAYRNQFLETGYAISGTSPDGRLVEIIELPNHPFFIATQFHPEFSSRPSNPHPMFRGLIQAALAQLDPGLAHSDSSQSTQEDATNLQAAEVS, from the coding sequence ATGACTAAGTTTGTCTTTGTCACCGGCGGCGTGGTTTCCAGTATCGGCAAGGGAATTGTAGCAGCAAGTTTAGGACGCTTGCTGAAGTCGCGTGGCTATTCAGTTTCTATCCTGAAATTAGATCCGTATATTAACGTCGATCCGGGGACGATGAGTCCTTTTCAACACGGAGAAGTGTTCGTAACGGCAGATGGTGCCGAGACGGATTTGGACTTGGGGCACTACGAACGCTTCACCGATACGTCCATGTCTCGGCTCAATAGCGTCACAACTGGCTCGATTTACCAAGCGGTACTCAATAAAGAACGTCGTGGCGATTATATGGGGGGCACCGTGCAGGTAATTCCCCATATTACGAATGAAATCAAAGATCGCATCCAGCGAGTTGCCAAAAATACCAACCCGGATGTGGTGATAACGGAAATTGGTGGCACGGTGGGCGATATTGAATCCCTGCCATTTTTGGAAGCAATTCGTCAGTTCCGTAAAGATGTGGGGCGTCATAACGTGCTGTATATGCACGTAACCCTGATGCCGTGGATTCCCTCAGCAGGGGAGATGAAAACCAAGCCGACGCAGCATTCGGTCAAGGAATTGCGGTCGATCGGGATTCAACCGGATATTTTAGTTTGTAGATGCGATCGCCCTCTGCACCCAGGACTCAAGGAAAAAATCTCCGAGTTCTGCGATGTTGCTGTTGAGTGCGTGATTACAGCCCAAGATGCTAAAAGTATCTACGAAGTGCCGTTGATTCTAGAACGGGAAGGACTCGCGCAGCAAACTCTAGACTTGCTGCAATTAGAGCAACGCCAACCCAACTTGAGCCAGTGGAAAATCTTGGTAGATCGCCTATATCATCCAAGTCACCGGATAGAGATTGCCATCGTTGGTAAATATGTAAGGTTAACAGATGCCTATCTCTCAGTGGTGGAAGCTTTGCGCCATGCAGCGATCGCAATGAATTGTGACCTTAACCTCCGTTGGGTTAGCTCAGAAAGCATTGAATCGGGCAGTGCCGAAACTTACCTAGCTGGTGTTGACGGCATTGTCGTACCGGGAGGTTTCGGGGTTCGCGGTGTCGATGGCAAAATTGCAGCGATTGAATACGCCCGTAACAATCAGATCCCCTTCCTCGGCTTGTGCCTGGGAATGCAATGTTCGGTGATTGAATGGGCACGGCACGTCGCTGGATTGGAAGATGCCAATAGTGCTGAATTTGCCCCAAATGGAGCGAATCCGGTGATCAACCTGTTGCCGGAACAGCAAGATGTGGTGGATTTGGGCGGTACGATGCGCCTAGGGCTATATGCTTGTCGTTTAGCGCCCAATACTTTAGCCTTCCGGCTATATCAAGAAGAAGTGGTTTACGAACGGCATCGGCATCGGTATGAGTTTAATAATGCTTATCGCAACCAGTTTTTAGAAACCGGGTATGCGATCAGCGGCACCTCACCGGATGGGCGGTTAGTAGAAATTATTGAACTACCCAACCATCCCTTCTTTATTGCCACCCAATTCCACCCGGAATTTAGCTCTCGCCCCAGTAATCCCCACCCGATGTTCCGGGGATTGATTCAAGCGGCATTAGCGCAGCTTGATCCCGGACTCGCCCATTCGGACTCCTCACAGTCTACCCAGGAAGATGCGACGAACCTCCAAGCAGCTGAGGTATCTTAA
- a CDS encoding pyridoxamine 5'-phosphate oxidase family protein, with the protein MAKVYDELNQNLRDFIQEQKIFFTATAPKEGRINLSPKGVDTFRCIDNNTVAYLDLTGSGNETSAHLHEPGNGRMTIMFCSFSEKPLILRLYGQGKVIFPRHEAWDKFYSLFTPILGERQIVVLEIKSVQTSCGYGVPIYELKEERKTIRDWGEKKGKQGIFDYWCEKNQKSIDGLPTKLLQD; encoded by the coding sequence ATGGCTAAAGTTTACGATGAATTAAATCAGAATCTCCGAGACTTTATTCAGGAGCAGAAAATCTTCTTTACCGCGACTGCACCGAAGGAAGGTCGGATTAATTTGTCGCCTAAAGGAGTAGATACCTTCCGCTGTATTGATAATAATACAGTGGCTTACCTTGATTTAACTGGGAGTGGCAACGAAACCTCTGCTCATTTACATGAACCTGGAAATGGGCGGATGACGATCATGTTTTGTAGCTTTTCTGAAAAACCTTTGATTCTTCGTTTGTACGGTCAGGGAAAAGTAATTTTTCCAAGACATGAAGCCTGGGACAAATTTTACTCCTTATTCACGCCAATCTTAGGAGAACGTCAAATCGTGGTACTTGAGATAAAATCAGTACAAACTTCATGCGGGTATGGCGTGCCCATTTATGAACTGAAAGAAGAAAGAAAAACTATCAGAGACTGGGGTGAGAAAAAAGGAAAACAGGGGATTTTTGACTATTGGTGCGAAAAGAATCAAAAGAGTATCGATGGACTACCCACAAAACTTTTACAAGATTAA
- a CDS encoding N-acetylmuramoyl-L-alanine amidase produces the protein MRNILGLAVLGVVMAAPASAKQSLYVSYPPASHKTTSDKIFLIGTAPPPGKVLVNGKAIARSKQGHFAPSFPLKPGDNLFTVSYQGQAVKLKVTRISTQPEPPKGLAFAKDSLTPSQDLARLPGELLCFGAVAPADANISVDLANQTIPLTNQQQVVQLPANSAALTAQNQPYAVAGAGHYLGCAAAGAAADLGRPQFKVEKNGQIVSQEGPAKIQILSPAQLEVAEVIVDAGVARTGPSTDYSRLTPLPKTTRATITGRDGEWVRLDYGGWINSKEVQIVKGSVPPRSLIRSIRARKIPGATEVIFPLQVPVPLVVQQGDRTLTLTLYNTTAQTDIIRLDPDPVISRLDWQQVAPETVQYTFNLKSAQQWGYTVRYEGTSLILSLRHPPRLTSGSSVLRSQSSNKPLSGIKIVLDPGHGGEDGGAGGPTGYPEKEVTLIMSKLIANQLIARGATVYLTREVDKAVSLPERVAIIDAVKPAISLSIHYNALPDGGDAQNTQGFGTFWYHPQAHSLAMFLHNYIVTQAGRPSYGVFWDNLALARPASAPSVLLELGFMSNPEEFEWVVNPQAQQKMAVAIAEGVTQWFKVAR, from the coding sequence ATGAGAAATATCCTGGGATTGGCTGTATTAGGGGTGGTTATGGCAGCACCAGCATCTGCAAAACAATCTCTCTACGTTTCCTATCCTCCTGCTAGCCATAAAACCACCTCTGACAAAATTTTCTTAATTGGAACGGCTCCACCGCCAGGAAAAGTGTTAGTGAATGGGAAGGCGATCGCGCGGAGCAAACAGGGGCATTTTGCTCCTAGTTTTCCGTTAAAGCCGGGAGATAACCTCTTTACGGTGAGCTATCAAGGTCAAGCCGTCAAACTGAAAGTTACGCGGATTTCCACCCAACCTGAGCCACCGAAGGGGTTGGCATTTGCCAAAGATTCCTTGACTCCATCGCAGGATCTCGCCAGATTGCCGGGTGAGTTGCTGTGTTTCGGCGCAGTTGCTCCTGCTGACGCTAATATTTCTGTAGATTTGGCGAATCAAACGATTCCTCTAACTAACCAGCAGCAAGTTGTACAGCTCCCGGCGAATTCTGCCGCCTTGACCGCACAAAATCAGCCCTATGCGGTCGCTGGGGCAGGACACTACCTCGGTTGTGCAGCGGCGGGAGCGGCGGCGGATTTGGGCCGTCCCCAGTTCAAAGTAGAAAAAAATGGGCAGATTGTGAGTCAGGAGGGACCCGCGAAGATTCAGATTCTCTCTCCCGCCCAGCTAGAGGTGGCTGAGGTGATTGTTGATGCCGGGGTCGCCAGAACCGGACCCAGCACGGATTATTCTCGTCTGACGCCGTTGCCAAAAACTACGCGAGCTACAATTACAGGTCGGGATGGGGAATGGGTGCGCTTAGACTATGGCGGCTGGATTAACAGTAAAGAAGTTCAAATTGTCAAGGGTTCGGTGCCACCGCGATCGCTGATTCGCAGTATTCGCGCTCGTAAGATTCCCGGTGCCACAGAAGTCATTTTTCCCTTACAAGTGCCGGTACCGCTTGTTGTGCAGCAGGGCGATCGCACGCTGACATTAACGCTGTATAACACAACGGCGCAAACGGACATCATTCGCCTCGATCCCGATCCCGTCATTTCCCGCCTGGATTGGCAACAGGTCGCCCCTGAAACCGTTCAATATACGTTTAATCTCAAATCTGCTCAGCAATGGGGCTATACGGTGAGATACGAAGGCACGAGCCTGATTTTATCTCTGCGCCATCCCCCTCGTCTCACGTCTGGCTCCTCCGTTCTCCGCTCTCAGTCCTCCAACAAGCCTTTATCTGGGATCAAAATTGTTCTCGATCCTGGACATGGTGGTGAAGACGGCGGCGCAGGGGGACCCACTGGCTATCCCGAAAAAGAGGTGACGCTAATCATGTCGAAGCTGATCGCCAATCAGCTGATTGCACGGGGTGCCACGGTGTACCTGACGCGGGAGGTCGATAAGGCGGTATCCCTGCCAGAACGGGTGGCAATTATTGACGCAGTGAAACCGGCTATTTCACTATCAATTCACTACAATGCCCTCCCCGATGGAGGAGACGCCCAGAATACGCAGGGTTTTGGGACTTTTTGGTATCATCCCCAAGCCCACAGCTTAGCGATGTTTTTACATAACTACATCGTGACTCAGGCGGGGCGTCCTTCCTACGGCGTTTTTTGGGATAACTTAGCCCTCGCGCGTCCTGCCTCTGCACCCTCTGTATTGCTGGAATTAGGCTTTATGAGCAATCCAGAGGAATTTGAATGGGTGGTGAATCCGCAAGCACAGCAGAAAATGGCGGTAGCGATCGCAGAAGGCGTCACCCAATGGTTCAAAGTCGCTCGGTAA
- a CDS encoding Rpn family recombination-promoting nuclease/putative transposase yields the protein MKTDSIFYHLFQTFPSIFFEVIGQTESTGNTYQFTSVEVKQTAFRIDGLFLPSDDSADQPIYFVEVQFQRDERFYQRFFGEIFLYLSQYERANDWRGVVIFRSKNLDPGVKPQYRELLTSPRIRRIYLDELGEAADQSLGVSVVKLVVETKNKAPELARQLLNKATQEIADEVVRRQVIELIETIVLYKFPQMTRQEMEAMFGFSELKQTRVYQDAVEEGELKAKLEAVPRFLALGLTVEQVAQGLGLTIEQVRQAAEAKTSD from the coding sequence GTGAAAACCGACAGCATTTTCTATCACCTATTTCAAACTTTTCCCAGCATCTTCTTTGAAGTGATTGGTCAAACAGAATCAACTGGCAACACCTATCAATTCACCTCAGTTGAAGTCAAACAAACTGCCTTTCGCATCGATGGTTTATTTCTACCCTCTGACGATTCTGCCGACCAACCCATTTATTTTGTAGAAGTACAATTTCAACGCGACGAAAGATTTTATCAGCGCTTTTTTGGAGAAATCTTCCTTTATCTATCTCAATACGAACGAGCTAACGATTGGAGAGGAGTGGTAATTTTTAGAAGTAAAAACCTAGATCCAGGTGTGAAGCCCCAGTATCGAGAATTACTGACAAGCCCGCGAATTCGACGGATATATTTAGATGAATTAGGAGAAGCGGCTGACCAATCCCTTGGTGTGAGCGTAGTGAAATTAGTTGTAGAGACTAAAAATAAAGCCCCTGAGTTGGCAAGGCAGCTACTTAACAAAGCCACCCAAGAAATTGCTGATGAAGTTGTCAGGCGGCAAGTTATAGAGTTGATTGAGACAATAGTGTTGTACAAGTTTCCACAAATGACTCGCCAGGAGATGGAAGCAATGTTTGGATTCAGTGAGTTAAAGCAGACTAGAGTTTACCAAGACGCTGTCGAAGAGGGTGAATTGAAAGCTAAGTTAGAAGCAGTTCCACGTTTTTTGGCGTTGGGGTTAACTGTGGAACAAGTCGCTCAAGGTTTGGGGTTGACAATTGAGCAAGTTAGACAAGCCGCAGAAGCGAAGACTTCCGATTAG